A window of the Triplophysa rosa linkage group LG23, Trosa_1v2, whole genome shotgun sequence genome harbors these coding sequences:
- the lrrc34 gene encoding leucine-rich repeat-containing protein 34 isoform X3 has product MCNNIEAEGAGMLAKSLHKNKSLRKLRMTGNKIGNKGAMQLAAMLQINATFEEVDVSDCDLTTQSVIAFAIVLNNNRRICAINISRPLLFSLQEETTEHMAHMLMVNKTLRELHMGKHGMTDTGVDRLCEALKMNSSLRYLDLRCNRITRDGARCLSEVLKQNSTLEILDLSSNCIEDDGAVYLSEAIKIPHSKLRALVDCFNPPMFSVFFIIIQFTHHNRLHHSSRPTDFFFFFLSRLSITGNNAGTAGLMCLYKAIRVNSSLTNVYIWGNKLEEPVCVAFSQLISSGRLLEGHTDVSPYEVDGHVFLAEASHGLRRHYYWTSPYGMNDFSNSALALISSHSLVSSIQSELQL; this is encoded by the exons ATGTGCAATAACATTGAAGCAGAGGGTGCAGGAATGCTAGCAAAAAGTCTCCAT aaaaataaaagcttGAGGAAGCTCAGAATGACTGGAAATAAGATCGGAAACAAAGGTGCCATGCAACTGGCTGCCATGTTGCAGATCAATGCTACTTTTGAGGAAGTGGATGTGTCAGATTGTGACCTG ACTACACAAAGTGTAATAGCATTTGCCATCGTCTTGAACAACAACAGAAGAATTTGTGCCATTAATATTAGCCGACCTCTTCTTTTCAGTCTTCAG GAGGAAACAACAGAACATATGGCACATATGCTGATGGTCAATAAAACATTAAGGGAGCTGCACATGGGAAAACATGGCATGACTGACACTGGTGTGGATAGACTGTGTGAAGCATTGAAGATGAACTCTTCTCTACGCTACTTGGATCTTCGTTG taacaGAATTACACGAGATGGCGCCAGATGCCTATCAgaggttttaaaacaaaatagcaCTTTGGAGATTCTAGATCTCTCCTCCAATTGCATTGAGGATGATGGTGCTGTGTATCTAAGTGAAGCTATCAAGATTCCACACAGCAAACTCAGAGCGTTAGTGGACTGTTTTAATCCTCCTATgttctctgttttttttattataatacaattCACACACCATAACCGTCTCCATCATTCTAGTCGTCCAAcagatttcttctttttttttctttctagaTTGTCCATTACCGGTAATAACGCTGGAACCGCAGGTCTTATGTGCCTCTACAAGGCCATCAGAGTCAATTCCAGtctcacaaatgtttacatttgggGGAACAAACTTGAGGAGCCAGTCTGTGTG GCTTTCTCCCAGCTGATAAGCAGCGGGCGACTGTTGGAAGGGCACACAGATGTTTCCCCCTATGAGGTTGACGGTCATGTTTTCTTGGCAGAAGCATCTCATGGTTTGCGGAGACATTACTATTGGACATCCCCATATGGGATGAATGATTTCAGTAATTCTGCACTGGCACTGATTTCATCACATTCGTTGGTATCTTCGATCCAGTCAGAATTGCAACTGTGA
- the lrrc31 gene encoding leucine-rich repeat-containing protein 31 — MDSTESAKGGLKRSPLDLIMNQLRRKTSFTERKKPSVGRLFRPSESSDKREVGIPELKESEANEGKDNTEPKKDINNVDDETGSVVGWGRVKQFVQKLGKTPHSQNLNLSHCDLTATDVVELATLLPFLPQLEVMDLSWNDLVGGSLKALTAHLQHVEKLGVLKLCSCRLTAQDLTALGEAFDCIPLVEVLDLSWNVGVGAGNFRDFTEHLRSDNTLKELRLVDCQLTESDITALSTALPMLSSLKDLDLSNNKLLVKGMENLTSSLSSLPRLKTLKLSMCGLNKDSFIILGQALRFISELEHLDLSCNKEASGGLTSLATNLTLLKNLRSLDLHLCCLTKEDLLALVQVAPSLKELRELDVSSNKSVGGTLQDLLHALPLHQIFKLPLNNCALNTSACHAVAAAMVTLKQLESLNLSWNKCVGENLREFLEPLQESECKLQELRLCSCNLTTEDVLHLESACQRGVLSQLKLLDLSYNGSVGDGGWTSLFGKASGLKGLEELDVSLRPVASLSASPWIPSLLEALSQLPCLTRLSLQHWAVSSAEREKLEKNLSKKNVVLECDSLATPTPKAAG; from the exons ATGGATTCAACAG AGTCTGCTAAAGGCGGTCTGAAAAGATCTCCTCTGGATCTGATTATGAACCAGCTCAGAAGAAAAACGTCATTCACGGAAAGAAAGAAACCATCCGTTGGCCGCCTTTTCCGCCCATCCGAGAGCAGCGACAAGAGAGAGGTAGGGATACCTGAATTAAAAGAATCAGAGGCCAATGAAGGAAAAGACAACACTGAACCTAAGAAAG ACATCAACAATGTGGATGACGAGACCGGCTCTGTTGTGGGATGGGGTCGGGTGAAGCAGTTTGTTCAGAAGTTGGGGAAAACCCCACACAGTCAAAATCTTAACCTGAGCCACTGTGACCTGACAGCCACAGATGTGGTGGAACTGG CCACCTTACTGCCGTTCCTGcctcagctggaggtgatggaTCTCTCATGGAATGATCTGGTAGGAGGCTCCTTGAAGGCACTTACGGCCCATCTGCAGCATGTGGAGAAGCTGGGGGTACTAAAGTTGTGTAGCTGCAGGTTGACAGCGCAAGATCTCACTGCTCTTG GTGAGGCTTTTGACTGCATTCCTCTGGTGGAGGTGCTCGATTTGTCCTGGAATGTTGGCGTAGGCGCAGGAAATTTCAGGGACTTCACAGAGCACCTCCGTTCTGACAACACGCTGAAAGAACTCCGGCTGGTGGACTGTCAACTCACAGAGTCAGACATTACAGCTCTGA GTACGGCTCTTCCCATGTTGTCTAGTTTGAAGGACTTAGATCTGTCCAATAATAAGCTCTTGGTCAAGGGAATGGAGAACTTGACCTCTTCTCTGAGCTCTCTTCCACGGCtgaagaccctgaaactgagcatGTGTGGACTAAATAAAGACAGCTTTATTATTCTGG gtCAAGCTCTCAGATTCATCAGTGAGCTGGAGCACTTAGACCTGTCCTGCAACAAGGAAGCGAGTGGAGGTCTCACCTCACTGGCCACTAATCTTACACTTCTCAAGAACCTAAGAAGTCTGGACTTGCATTTGTGCTGCTTAACAAAGGAAGATCTGTTGGCTTTAG TCCAGGTAGCTCCATCTCTAAAAGAGCTCCGAGAGCTGGATGTCTCCTCCAATAAAAGTGTTGGAGGTACTCTCCAAGATCTCCTGCATGCCCTCCCTCTCCATCAAATATTCAAACTCCCGCTGAATAACTGTGCTTTGAACACATCAGCGTGCCACGCTGTCG CTGCTGCAATGGTGACGCTGAAACAGCTTGAAAGTCTGAATTTATCTTGGAACAAGTGTGTGGGGGAAAACCTGAGGGAATTTCTGGAGCCCTTGCAGGAGTCTGAGTGCAAACTACAAGAACTCAGACTGTGTAGTTGTAATTTAACCACCGAGGATGTGTTACACCTAG AATCTGCCTGCCAACGTGGTGTTCTGTCCCAGCTGAAGCTCTTGGATCTGTCCTATAATGGCAGCGTTGGAGATGGAGGTTGGACATCCTTGTTTGGAAAGGCAAGCGGTCTGAAGGGTCTGGAGGAACTGGATGTCAGCCTTCGTCCCGTCGCATCTCTTTCTGCGTCCCCCTGGATACCCTCACTGCTGGAGGCCCTTTCGCAACTGCCCTGCCTCACCCGTCTGTCTCTGCAGCACTGGGCTGTAAGTTCAGCTGAAAGAGAAAAGCTGGAAAAAAATCTTAGCAAGAAGAACGTCGTTCTGGAATGTGACAGTCTGGCCACGCCCACACCGAAGGCAGCAGGTTAA
- the skilb gene encoding SKI-like proto-oncogene b: MATTENNRPWPPEYHTLPKVPVKRLWRGNGTDATPIKKRVMAALNLSCKKIPETSLSSGGASGYQVSKATNGMEATPDLSPGLKHTLAQFSLSSQCSLGGPAAFSGHHGQYKMAPPLAQGGMAGGPLLVPPDSSTDLGLCCLEGETISCFSVGGELRLCLPQLLNTVLRDFSLQQINQVCDQLYLYCSRCDATQLHVLKVLGVLPPGTPSCGLITLTDAQRLCNTLLHPGEEPSRNPHKGHSSGEEDESEEAGAFWVEHQCLGKCQGLFVPQLYSSQDAPCIRCSLCRKLFCPERFVMHSHRQPDKRTCHWGFDSAKWACYLQLAQRHLGTADEEKLQLSLEDMKFQQEKRQSHVGVSSPAFVFDSHLLASLKEHPSHADLMWQSWYQYVPEKPAAGCVSGKEMRTPGEDALGGPSKHGDSQDDASQDGGNTDRKTPSFSGQERTSHTPGQTDDGSPDEWQKLDMPACKRSAGVNAEHSKDGMVLELLQMYSAQHEKLQATLRKQKQLEKELQILHRGEVSDRRDLHGELEAVQSEHAQRLGEVQQEQRKLKSRLDQLRQQGCRCKDAVDEPHQETIYAKQLSELRRRLDHAEEDREELQEELRREREARERLEHTISELKQQMKESVPPASMDSPLSLASNDTHMSPTP, from the exons ATGGCAACTACTGAGAATAACCGTCCCTGGCCCCCCGAGTACCACACACTCCCTAAAGTCCCAGTAAAGAGGTTGTGGCGAGGTAATGGCACAGACGCTACGCCCATCAAGAAACGCGTGATGGCTGCTCTCAATCTCTCCTGCAAAAAAATTCCAGAAACCTCTCTCAGCTCTGGTGGTGCTAGTGGGTATCAGGTTTCCAAGGCAACAAATGGGATGGAGGCCACTCCAGATCTGAGTCCTGGTTTGAAGCACACTCTAGCGCAGTTCTCTCTCAGTAGCCAGTGTTCCCTTGGTGGTCCGGCTGCGTTCTCTGGTCATCATGGTCAGTATAAAATGGCACCTCCTTTGGCCCAAGGAGGTATGGCGGGAGGGCCTCTTCTGGTCCCCCCTGACAGCTCCACAGACCTTGGCCTCTGCTGTCTGGAGGGCGAGACTATCTCCTGCTTCTCGGTGGGAGGTGAACTGCGTCTTTGTCTGCCCCAACTGTTAAACACCGTTCTGCGAGACTTCTCCCTACAACAGATCAATCAAGTGTGCGATCAGCTTTATTTGTACTGTTCTCGCTGTGACGCAACACAACTCCATGTCCTCAAAGTGCTGGGTGTCCTACCGCCAGGGACTCCATCCTGCGGGCTCATCACGCTAACCGATGCCCAGCGCCTCTGTAACACGTTGCTCCATCCAGGTGAAGAACCCTCTAGGAATCCACACAAAGGTCACAGTTCTGGAGAGGAGGACGAGAGTGAGGAAGCTGGAGCATTTTGGGTGGAACACCAATGTCTGGGGAAATGTCAAGGACTGTTTGTACCCCAGCTTTATTCCAGTCAGGACGCGCCCTGCATCCGCTGCTCCCTGTGCCGGAAACTGTTCTGCCCGGAGCGGTTTGTCATGCACTCCCATCGACAGCCCGACAAACGTACGTGTCACTGGGGCTTCGACTCAGCCAAGTGGGCCTGCTATCTGCAGCTCGCACAGAGACACCTTGGAACCGCGGATGAGGAGAAGCTGCAGCTATCTCTGGAGGATATGAAGTTCCAGCAGGAGAAAAGGCAGTCACATGTG GGAGTCTCTTCACCTGCTTTTGTGTTTGATTCGCATTTGCTTGCCAGTCTTAAGGAACACCCCAGTCACGCTGATTTGATGTGGCAAAG CTGGTACCAGTATGTGCCTGAAAAACCGGCAGCTGGGTGTGTGTCTGGAAAGGAAATGCGGACCCCAGGAGAAGACGCATTGGGAGGCCCATCCAAACATGGAGACTCTCAGGATGATGCAAGTCAGGATGGAGGCAACACTGACCGAAAGACACCCTCCTTTTCAG GACAGGAAAGAACAAGTCACACACCTGGCCAAACAGATGACGGCAGTCCGGATGAATGGCAAAAACTGGATATGCCAGCTTGTAAGCGGTCTGCTGGTGTAAATGCAGAACACAGTAAGGACGGCATGGTATTGGAACTCCTTCAGATGTACAGCGCTCAGCATGAGAAACTTCAGGCAACTCTAcgcaaacaaaaacaacttgAAAAG GAGCTACAGATTCTGCATCGGGGTGAAGTCAGTGACCGCCGTGACCTGCACggggaactggaggctgtgcaGAGCGAGCACGCTCAGAGGCTGGGCGAGGTCCAGCAGGAACAGAGGAAGCTGAAGTCCAGACTCGATCAGCTGAGACAACAAGGCTGCAGATGCAAAGATGCGGTCGATGAACCGCACCAGGAAACCATCTATGCCAAACAG TTATCAGAGCTCCGCCGAAGGTTGGACCATGCCGAAGAGGACCGCGAAGAGCTGCAGGAGGAGCTACGTAGGGAGAGGGAGGCCAGAGAGAGGCTGGAGCACACCATCTCTGAACTCAAACAACAAATGAAGGAGTCTGTACCCCCTGCTTCAATGGACAGTCCACTGTCTTTAGCCTCTAACGACACACATATGTCGCCGACGCCTTAG